The Victivallis lenta genome window below encodes:
- a CDS encoding BlaI/MecI/CopY family transcriptional regulator has product MKKMNISDAELELLKELWVESPLTSRQLVDRLQMRTQWGEPTIKTLLLRLLRKKAVKRQSQGKSFLYSAAIRRDEYQYTVSRSVIDRLFDGLAGNFLTCLVRNESFRPGELEELRRLLDEKAAAQDEQQPE; this is encoded by the coding sequence ATGAAAAAGATGAATATATCCGATGCGGAGCTGGAGCTCCTGAAAGAACTCTGGGTCGAGTCCCCGCTCACCTCGCGCCAGCTGGTCGACCGGCTGCAGATGCGGACGCAGTGGGGGGAGCCGACCATCAAGACCCTGCTGCTGCGGCTGCTCCGCAAAAAAGCCGTGAAGCGCCAGTCGCAGGGAAAGTCGTTTCTCTATTCGGCGGCGATCCGTCGGGACGAATACCAGTATACCGTCAGCCGCTCGGTGATCGACCGGCTGTTCGACGGCCTGGCCGGAAACTTTCTGACCTGCCTTGTGCGGAACGAGTCATTCCGCCCCGGCGAACTTGAGGAGCTGCGGCGGCTGCTCGATGAAAAGGCGGCCGCACAGGATGAACAGCAGCCGGAGTAA
- a CDS encoding ABC transporter permease, whose amino-acid sequence MSRPAATAWSRLRRSPSAMISLGVVLLYVFAAVGTEVYAAWCESNHVIPVYQQPDDTARYAPPSPEHWLGTDYQGRDVLLRAIAGSATAVKVGVIASLIAAVIGVALGAAAGFYGGKFDDAVVWAYSTFASMPTLLFILAFALLVSRNFLSPGMMHAAELLGSVLRAEPGMLAVYLAIGITGWITLCRVVRAETMRLKTMPFVSAARVAGVGSAVIIRRHILPNVFHLVIIYFTLSFAGAIMLEVIVSYLGFGVQSAPSWGVMISDGQERLWRGIWWEIAAATGFMFVLVLALNVLGDSLRDALDPRQRTL is encoded by the coding sequence ATGAGCCGCCCTGCCGCCACAGCCTGGAGCCGGCTGCGCCGAAGCCCGTCGGCCATGATCTCGCTCGGAGTCGTGCTGCTCTATGTTTTTGCAGCCGTCGGAACCGAAGTTTACGCAGCCTGGTGCGAGTCGAATCATGTGATCCCGGTCTACCAGCAGCCGGACGATACGGCGCGTTACGCTCCCCCCTCCCCCGAACACTGGCTCGGAACCGATTATCAGGGGCGCGACGTGCTGCTCCGGGCGATCGCCGGCAGCGCCACAGCAGTCAAAGTCGGCGTTATCGCCAGCCTGATCGCCGCCGTCATCGGCGTTGCGCTCGGTGCGGCGGCGGGGTTTTACGGCGGGAAATTCGATGACGCCGTGGTCTGGGCATACAGCACCTTCGCGTCGATGCCGACGCTGCTTTTCATTCTGGCCTTCGCGCTTCTCGTTTCGCGCAATTTCCTGTCGCCCGGAATGATGCATGCGGCGGAGCTGCTCGGCTCCGTGCTGCGGGCCGAACCCGGAATGCTCGCCGTCTACCTTGCGATCGGCATCACCGGCTGGATTACGCTGTGCCGGGTCGTGCGGGCCGAAACGATGCGGCTCAAAACCATGCCGTTCGTATCGGCGGCGCGGGTGGCGGGTGTCGGCAGCGCGGTCATTATCCGCCGTCATATTCTGCCGAACGTGTTCCATCTGGTCATCATCTACTTTACGCTTTCGTTCGCCGGCGCGATCATGCTGGAGGTCATTGTCAGCTATCTCGGATTCGGCGTGCAGAGTGCGCCGAGCTGGGGCGTCATGATTTCGGACGGACAGGAGCGGCTCTGGCGCGGCATCTGGTGGGAGATTGCCGCCGCGACCGGCTTCATGTTCGTCCTCGTGCTGGCGCTGAACGTTCTCGGCGACTCGCTGCGGGATGCGCTCGACCCCCGCCAGAGAACCTTGTGA
- a CDS encoding M56 family metallopeptidase — translation MTTFELYFCATLLRGALAVLFLLGAESLLRHRLSAGLRRLLWAGCILLLLVPQMNFSALPLKLDLSSLRTAGAATAPARPSARTAGAGQPGIAPAGERPRSLIRAAWRRFQQHRRNVELGIIAFLPIPALLLLLWRYLRCRRVIRRLPPVTDRRVLDSWRAILMRNGALRTPVVLLDSSRPGLGPTLFGGFRRKLLLPVEALRPLPDKELGLLLEHEYHHSRAGDPLLNLGALFLWALIWYNPFMLIARRRFRSCCELECDRKVLERHPQAVCEYGNLLLRFASAGTQVPAVTLGLAESPRELSRRIRSMTAAVRPRSGKRRFETVAALLIAALLAAPVCLVAVNAKPAARPRPASTATARPMLPHLILKPLPAVPEDDTLMQCWEIVYPENFPAEKSRLAIEIGEAHLEAHLRNRPCFLLLRGRGAVSPEAEIRIEFAASPPSASLPAEEALKGLAAPKLVPAADRRPVYAALFRNGEPVAIHLRVDGIEAEHLSGFRPVSVR, via the coding sequence ATGACCACGTTTGAGCTCTATTTCTGTGCAACGCTTCTGCGCGGCGCGCTTGCCGTGCTGTTTCTGCTCGGCGCGGAGTCCCTGCTGCGGCATCGGCTTTCCGCCGGGCTGCGCCGATTGCTCTGGGCCGGGTGCATCCTGCTCCTGCTGGTTCCGCAGATGAATTTTTCGGCATTGCCGCTCAAACTTGATCTCTCTTCGCTCCGGACGGCCGGCGCGGCAACGGCGCCGGCAAGGCCGTCGGCACGAACCGCCGGAGCGGGACAGCCCGGAATCGCTCCGGCCGGAGAACGGCCGCGCTCCCTCATCCGGGCCGCATGGCGCCGGTTCCAGCAGCACCGCCGGAATGTGGAACTCGGCATCATCGCGTTCCTGCCGATTCCGGCGCTTCTGCTTTTGCTGTGGCGCTATCTGCGCTGCCGAAGAGTGATCCGCCGACTGCCGCCGGTTACAGACCGGCGGGTGCTCGACTCCTGGCGCGCAATCCTGATGCGGAACGGCGCGCTTCGCACTCCGGTGGTGCTGCTCGATTCGAGCCGTCCCGGACTCGGCCCGACGCTGTTCGGCGGATTCCGCCGCAAATTGCTCCTGCCGGTGGAGGCGCTGCGCCCTTTGCCGGACAAGGAGCTCGGTCTGCTACTCGAACACGAATATCATCACAGCCGGGCCGGAGACCCGCTCCTGAATCTGGGCGCCCTTTTTCTGTGGGCGCTGATCTGGTACAACCCGTTCATGCTGATCGCCCGGCGGCGGTTTCGCAGCTGCTGCGAACTTGAGTGTGACCGGAAGGTCCTCGAACGGCATCCGCAGGCAGTGTGCGAGTACGGCAATCTGCTGCTGCGTTTCGCCTCAGCCGGAACGCAGGTCCCGGCGGTGACGCTGGGATTGGCCGAGTCTCCGCGTGAACTGTCGCGCCGGATCAGGAGCATGACCGCCGCCGTCCGGCCCCGCAGCGGCAAAAGACGGTTCGAAACCGTCGCGGCTTTGCTGATTGCGGCGCTCCTTGCAGCGCCGGTCTGCCTCGTGGCTGTCAATGCGAAGCCGGCGGCCCGCCCGCGCCCGGCTTCAACGGCAACGGCCAGGCCGATGCTGCCGCACCTGATCCTGAAGCCGCTGCCGGCCGTCCCGGAGGACGACACTCTGATGCAGTGCTGGGAGATCGTCTATCCGGAGAATTTTCCGGCCGAAAAAAGCCGGCTGGCGATTGAAATCGGCGAAGCGCACCTTGAGGCACACCTGCGGAATCGTCCGTGTTTTCTGCTGCTGCGGGGCAGGGGGGCGGTTTCGCCGGAAGCGGAAATCCGAATCGAGTTCGCGGCTTCCCCTCCGTCAGCCTCTCTCCCGGCGGAAGAGGCTCTGAAGGGGCTGGCCGCCCCGAAGCTCGTTCCCGCCGCGGACCGCAGACCGGTCTATGCCGCGCTTTTCCGCAACGGGGAGCCGGTCGCCATCCATCTCCGGGTGGACGGCATCGAAGCGGAGCATCTGAGCGGCTTCCGCCCCGTCTCCGTGCGCTGA
- a CDS encoding SGNH/GDSL hydrolase family protein: MKKIDLRRFDANMKTAEVCAGGGVFWIDADDSRCRLDGFAFRSAGEPFRRLPYSPALPEAVNALAGHTAGGMLTFRTDSRRIRLRARLENHCRMDHMAATGSGGFDLYAGPAGHRRFSGIARFDPAAAEYEILLLEREQGGMEEFQLNFPLYSGIGSLAVGLDEGAVLETPAPWSNPAPVVIYGSSITQGGCASRPGSAFPAMLSRMLDRPFLNFGFSGSGKGEPEVIAAIAAVRTPALFVLDYQANAGSAGIRDTLAGAIDTLRETHPSVPVLIVSRIRWNRERLVTGSDFLHDAEAEEAIAYQRTEAERRRAAGDRLVFFLNGESLTGPDWHECTVDGVHPTDLGFHRMAEGLLPVISELLTLTGTHHE, encoded by the coding sequence ATGAAAAAAATCGACCTGCGGCGCTTTGACGCCAATATGAAAACCGCGGAGGTGTGCGCCGGCGGCGGTGTATTCTGGATCGATGCCGACGATTCGCGCTGCCGGCTCGACGGCTTCGCCTTCCGCTCTGCCGGAGAACCGTTCCGGCGCCTGCCGTACAGTCCCGCCCTGCCGGAGGCGGTCAATGCGCTGGCCGGGCACACGGCGGGCGGGATGCTGACGTTCCGTACCGACAGCCGCCGCATCCGGCTCCGGGCGCGGCTCGAAAACCACTGCCGGATGGACCATATGGCGGCGACCGGCTCCGGCGGCTTCGATCTTTATGCGGGGCCGGCCGGACACCGCCGCTTTTCCGGCATTGCCCGGTTCGATCCGGCGGCGGCAGAATACGAAATTCTGCTGCTGGAGCGGGAACAGGGCGGCATGGAGGAGTTCCAGCTGAATTTTCCGCTGTACAGCGGCATCGGTTCATTGGCGGTCGGACTGGACGAAGGCGCCGTGCTTGAGACGCCCGCTCCCTGGAGCAATCCGGCTCCGGTCGTCATTTACGGCTCCTCCATCACACAGGGAGGCTGTGCGTCCCGGCCGGGCAGCGCATTTCCGGCCATGCTGAGCCGGATGCTCGACCGTCCGTTCCTGAACTTCGGCTTCTCCGGAAGCGGCAAAGGCGAACCGGAGGTGATCGCCGCGATCGCGGCGGTGCGAACCCCGGCGCTTTTCGTGCTCGACTATCAGGCCAATGCCGGAAGCGCCGGAATCCGCGATACGCTGGCGGGCGCCATCGACACGCTGCGCGAAACGCATCCGTCTGTTCCGGTACTCATTGTCAGCCGGATCCGCTGGAACCGGGAACGGCTCGTTACCGGCAGCGATTTCCTGCACGACGCCGAGGCGGAAGAGGCGATTGCATATCAGCGGACGGAGGCGGAGCGCCGCCGCGCGGCAGGCGACCGGCTGGTCTTTTTCCTGAACGGGGAATCGCTCACCGGGCCGGATTGGCATGAGTGCACGGTCGACGGAGTGCATCCGACCGACCTGGGTTTTCACCGGATGGCGGAAGGTCTGCTGCCGGTTATCAGCGAATTATTGACATTGACGGGAACACATCATGAATGA
- the guaA gene encoding glutamine-hydrolyzing GMP synthase: MSETIIVLDFGSQYSQLIARRIRECRVYSRIMPFNTPAETIRAERPQGIILSGGPSSVYAENAPKCDPAIFELGIPILGICYGLQLMIQTLGGEIARGRAREYGKAILEIAEPGELFVGVSPKTQVWMSHGDKVARMPEGGFRVLGSSGNTEFCAVHMPERNLYGIQFHPEVVHTPEGKSIIGNFCRRICGCAGDWTMESFIEQQLREIRATVGKSNVILGLSGGVDSSVAAALIHKAIGKQLNCIFVNNGVLRKNEAERVRELFGRNFDMKLIYVDATDRFLSKLAGVDEPEKKRKIIGNEFVTVFDEASAKIENAEFLAQGTTYPDVIESVPIDGNPAAMIKSHHNVGGLPEEMKFKLLEPLSRLFKDEVREVGRQLGLPEDVVMRQPFPGPGLAVRHLGAVTRETLDILRDADEIVVDEIKKAGLYYSIWQTFAVFLPVRTVGVMGDERTYDYVIALRAVESSDGMTADWVQLPYDLLGRISSRIINEVNGVNRVVYDITSKPPGTIEWE; this comes from the coding sequence ATGAGTGAAACGATCATCGTCCTCGATTTCGGCTCCCAGTACAGTCAGCTGATCGCGCGGCGGATTCGTGAATGCCGGGTGTACAGCAGGATCATGCCGTTCAACACGCCGGCCGAAACCATCCGGGCGGAGCGCCCGCAGGGCATCATCCTGTCCGGCGGCCCGTCGAGTGTTTATGCCGAAAACGCGCCGAAGTGCGATCCGGCCATCTTCGAACTCGGCATTCCGATCCTCGGCATCTGTTACGGGCTGCAGCTCATGATTCAGACGCTCGGCGGAGAGATCGCCCGCGGCAGAGCGCGCGAATACGGCAAGGCGATCCTCGAAATCGCGGAGCCCGGTGAATTGTTCGTCGGCGTTTCTCCGAAGACGCAGGTCTGGATGTCGCACGGCGACAAAGTCGCACGGATGCCGGAGGGCGGGTTCCGCGTACTCGGCTCGAGCGGCAACACCGAATTCTGCGCCGTCCATATGCCGGAACGGAATCTTTACGGCATTCAATTCCACCCCGAGGTCGTTCACACGCCGGAGGGGAAAAGCATCATCGGCAACTTCTGCCGCCGGATCTGCGGCTGCGCGGGGGATTGGACGATGGAGTCCTTCATCGAACAGCAGCTGCGGGAAATCCGCGCGACGGTCGGCAAGTCGAACGTCATCCTCGGCCTGTCGGGCGGCGTCGATTCGTCGGTGGCCGCGGCGCTGATCCACAAGGCGATCGGGAAGCAGCTGAACTGCATCTTCGTCAACAACGGCGTGCTGCGCAAAAACGAAGCGGAGCGGGTCCGAGAGCTCTTCGGCCGCAACTTCGACATGAAGCTCATCTACGTCGACGCGACCGACCGCTTCCTTTCAAAGCTCGCCGGCGTCGACGAGCCGGAGAAAAAGCGCAAGATCATCGGCAATGAGTTCGTAACCGTATTCGACGAAGCCTCCGCAAAAATCGAAAACGCCGAATTTCTTGCGCAGGGGACCACCTATCCCGATGTGATCGAGAGCGTTCCGATCGACGGAAATCCCGCCGCGATGATCAAGAGCCACCACAACGTCGGCGGTTTGCCCGAAGAGATGAAATTCAAGCTGCTCGAGCCGCTGTCGCGTCTCTTCAAGGATGAAGTCCGCGAGGTCGGCCGCCAGCTCGGGCTGCCGGAGGATGTGGTCATGCGCCAGCCGTTCCCGGGACCGGGGCTCGCCGTGCGCCACCTCGGCGCGGTGACCCGCGAAACGCTCGACATTTTGCGCGATGCGGATGAAATCGTCGTCGACGAAATCAAGAAGGCCGGGCTCTATTACAGCATCTGGCAGACTTTTGCGGTGTTTCTGCCGGTCCGCACCGTCGGCGTCATGGGCGATGAACGGACTTACGACTACGTGATCGCGCTGCGCGCGGTGGAGAGCTCGGACGGCATGACCGCCGACTGGGTCCAGCTGCCGTATGACCTGCTCGGAAGGATTTCGTCCCGCATCATCAATGAGGTCAACGGCGTGAACCGCGTGGTCTATGACATCACGAGCAAGCCGCCGGGGACCATCGAATGGGAATAA
- a CDS encoding ABC transporter permease subunit, protein MLRSLCHELVKLRIQKKNYVMLGGHLLFLGLCYLAFRSAQGNFFRRFDKTMNFHVEDLTSYLDGLFFARIAMVPTFIVLMPIVVATLAGDCVAGEMQEGSLKLYVSRPRSRSRIILSKFFAVYLATLLYCLYFAALNIAIGVLVLNISPTQLVMLTDRVFGTDVVIMGVRGALLRYFAATVYFSFSLTALGAITLFFSTVFNRMSAATVTVISFYFVSYVIAALPFSESIRPYLLSEVMNNSFLLWLSPLPVNKLLVNLSTLSLYTVGFLLLATLMFNYKDLK, encoded by the coding sequence ATGCTTAGAAGCCTCTGCCATGAACTCGTCAAGCTGCGGATTCAGAAGAAAAACTACGTCATGCTGGGGGGGCATCTGCTCTTTCTCGGACTCTGCTATCTGGCTTTCCGTTCGGCACAGGGCAACTTCTTCCGCCGGTTCGACAAGACGATGAATTTTCACGTCGAAGACCTGACCAGTTACCTGGACGGCCTTTTCTTCGCCCGGATCGCGATGGTGCCGACCTTCATCGTCCTCATGCCGATCGTGGTCGCCACGCTCGCGGGTGACTGCGTGGCCGGGGAGATGCAGGAGGGCAGTCTGAAGCTGTATGTCTCCCGCCCGCGTTCGCGCAGCCGGATCATCCTTTCGAAGTTCTTCGCGGTTTACCTGGCGACGCTGCTCTACTGTCTCTACTTCGCCGCTCTCAATATCGCAATCGGCGTGCTTGTCCTCAATATTTCTCCGACGCAGCTGGTGATGCTGACCGATCGGGTGTTCGGCACCGACGTGGTCATCATGGGAGTCCGCGGCGCGTTGCTGCGCTATTTTGCGGCGACCGTTTACTTCTCCTTCTCGCTGACCGCGCTCGGGGCGATCACGCTCTTCTTTTCGACCGTGTTCAACCGGATGAGCGCGGCGACCGTGACGGTTATCTCGTTCTACTTCGTCTCCTACGTAATCGCCGCGCTGCCGTTCAGCGAGAGCATCCGGCCCTATCTGCTTTCGGAGGTCATGAACAATTCGTTCCTGCTCTGGCTCTCGCCGCTGCCGGTCAACAAGCTGCTGGTCAATCTGTCGACGCTCTCGCTTTACACCGTCGGCTTCCTGCTGCTGGCGACGCTGATGTTCAATTATAAAGATCTGAAATGA
- the mnmG gene encoding tRNA uridine-5-carboxymethylaminomethyl(34) synthesis enzyme MnmG produces MKEYDVVVIGGGHAGCEAAFAAARVGADVLLITLNMDHIAQMSCNPAVGGIAKGQVVREIDAMGGAQGLVTDAASIQFRMLNRTKGPAVWSPRSQCDKVVYQRAMKLLLEETPNLDILQAEVTGFLVENGRITGVENQFGDRIPCRAVVVTTGTFLNGKLHYGMRNFPGGRAGDFPSNALSTALSGQLGLRIGRLKTGTPPRILAKTIDFSRMKLQEAEGQEEEFCCWSREQLPPLPHARRHDMPCHQVYSTEETAQIVRDNIQFSPMYQGVIKGIGTRYCPSFEDKVVRFPQHPVHLLYLEPEGADTREYYINGISTSLPVEVQRAMVRSIPGMERAVISRYAYAIEYDFLYPDQLERSLRVKSYRNLFSAGQINGTSGYEEAAGQGLVAGLNASRLAAGKTPVELGRDKSYIGVMIDDLCTKEIVEPYRLFTSRAEYRLHLRQDNADLRLSEQAHELGLLPEKKYREFEAYRRELERVLAVCRTTKSSGKPLLVHLKDLPDGISREEGMARLPFPAGLLPAIPEGRTGRRVWNELLVEARYDGYLQREAAEIGRMRKLEVLSIPEDFDYSIVRGLAGEARQKLERVRPTTLAQAGRIDGVTPADIALLQVSIVRRSREESAG; encoded by the coding sequence ATGAAAGAATATGATGTTGTTGTGATCGGCGGCGGTCATGCCGGGTGCGAAGCCGCTTTCGCCGCCGCGCGGGTGGGGGCGGATGTCCTGCTGATCACGCTGAATATGGACCATATCGCCCAGATGAGCTGCAATCCTGCTGTCGGCGGCATCGCCAAGGGGCAGGTCGTGCGCGAAATCGATGCAATGGGCGGTGCTCAGGGCTTAGTCACCGATGCCGCGTCAATCCAGTTCCGCATGCTGAACCGGACCAAGGGGCCGGCGGTCTGGTCGCCGCGTTCCCAGTGCGATAAAGTCGTCTACCAGCGCGCCATGAAGCTGCTGCTTGAGGAGACGCCGAATCTCGATATCCTTCAGGCCGAAGTGACCGGATTCCTGGTCGAAAACGGCCGAATCACCGGCGTAGAAAACCAGTTTGGAGACCGGATTCCATGCCGGGCGGTCGTCGTTACAACCGGTACGTTCCTGAACGGCAAACTGCATTACGGAATGCGTAATTTCCCGGGAGGGCGGGCAGGCGATTTCCCGTCCAACGCGCTTTCGACCGCGCTTTCCGGACAGCTCGGGCTCCGGATCGGACGCCTCAAAACCGGGACTCCGCCCCGCATCCTGGCGAAAACCATCGATTTTTCCCGCATGAAGCTCCAGGAGGCGGAGGGGCAGGAAGAGGAATTCTGCTGCTGGAGCAGAGAACAGCTCCCCCCCCTTCCCCATGCGCGCCGTCACGACATGCCGTGTCATCAGGTCTATTCTACCGAAGAAACCGCGCAGATCGTTCGCGACAATATTCAGTTTTCCCCGATGTATCAGGGAGTGATCAAGGGAATCGGCACACGTTACTGCCCGTCGTTCGAAGACAAGGTCGTTCGTTTTCCGCAGCACCCGGTCCATCTGCTTTATCTCGAGCCGGAGGGCGCCGACACCCGCGAATACTATATCAACGGCATCTCGACCAGTCTGCCGGTCGAAGTGCAGCGGGCCATGGTCCGGTCGATCCCGGGGATGGAACGGGCGGTCATCTCCCGGTATGCATATGCGATCGAATATGACTTTCTGTATCCGGATCAGCTCGAGCGGTCGCTGCGCGTCAAATCTTACCGGAATTTATTCAGCGCCGGACAGATCAACGGCACCAGCGGCTACGAAGAGGCTGCGGGCCAGGGACTTGTGGCCGGCCTCAACGCTTCCCGCCTCGCCGCGGGCAAAACGCCGGTCGAACTCGGACGCGACAAGAGCTACATCGGCGTTATGATCGACGACCTCTGCACCAAGGAGATTGTCGAACCCTATCGGCTTTTTACAAGCCGCGCCGAATACCGGCTGCATCTCCGGCAGGACAACGCGGATCTGCGCCTGTCGGAACAGGCGCATGAACTCGGCCTGCTCCCGGAAAAAAAATACCGGGAGTTCGAAGCGTACCGCCGGGAGCTCGAGCGGGTGCTGGCCGTCTGCCGCACGACGAAATCCTCCGGCAAGCCGCTGCTGGTTCATCTGAAGGATCTCCCGGACGGAATCTCCCGGGAGGAGGGCATGGCCCGCCTCCCCTTCCCCGCCGGGCTGCTGCCCGCGATTCCGGAGGGGCGTACCGGACGCCGGGTCTGGAACGAACTTCTGGTTGAAGCGCGCTACGACGGCTATCTGCAGCGCGAAGCGGCCGAGATCGGCCGAATGCGGAAACTCGAGGTGCTGAGTATTCCGGAAGACTTCGATTACAGCATCGTTCGCGGCCTGGCCGGCGAAGCGCGCCAGAAGCTCGAGCGGGTTCGTCCGACCACCCTGGCCCAGGCCGGACGGATCGACGGAGTGACACCGGCCGATATCGCGCTGTTGCAGGTGTCAATCGTCCGCCGGAGCCGCGAGGAGTCCGCCGGATGA
- a CDS encoding GDSL-type esterase/lipase family protein, which yields MLFTESESAVLAFPAEEVTAVYNPTLGAVYAEGRDFRLEQGGRVLRRLPGSTMPFLTRERLYPSPERAVLFPDEGANAIGSASGSPTGLVCFDRADFFARHQVSIDYRTRAPFPAIPAADPAKLPKTRKCLCEKKLLDIAFIGDSITDGWNSTEKVGVAPGQAPWPGLVTERLSRRTSCRMVNGAVSGSGSAFGVEHLEACCREFPPALLFIAYGMNDLSHLSEEGFGRNISRIVDAGLAKNPDMEFVLVSQMSGNPEWDLTPAGKDTVFARKLRQIAEDGGARLAYAPVNELWHALIAGKRFLDVTGNGVNHPNDYGHRIYAAAAASVWD from the coding sequence GTGTTGTTTACGGAGTCGGAGAGCGCAGTTCTGGCGTTTCCGGCGGAGGAGGTGACTGCGGTTTACAATCCGACGCTCGGCGCGGTTTATGCGGAAGGACGTGATTTCCGGCTGGAGCAGGGCGGCCGTGTGCTGCGCCGCCTGCCCGGTTCCACGATGCCGTTTCTGACGCGCGAGAGGTTGTATCCGTCCCCTGAACGCGCCGTCCTGTTTCCGGATGAAGGGGCAAACGCAATCGGTTCGGCGTCCGGATCCCCGACCGGGCTGGTCTGTTTCGACCGGGCGGATTTCTTTGCACGGCATCAGGTTTCAATCGATTACCGGACCCGGGCCCCCTTCCCCGCAATTCCGGCCGCCGATCCGGCGAAGTTGCCGAAGACGAGGAAATGTCTGTGCGAAAAGAAATTGCTCGATATCGCCTTTATCGGCGACAGCATCACGGACGGCTGGAATTCCACGGAAAAGGTCGGAGTTGCGCCCGGACAGGCCCCCTGGCCCGGATTGGTGACGGAACGGCTTTCCCGGCGGACCTCCTGCCGCATGGTCAACGGCGCGGTTTCCGGTTCCGGTTCGGCTTTCGGAGTGGAACATCTTGAGGCGTGCTGCCGGGAGTTCCCCCCTGCCCTGTTGTTTATCGCTTACGGAATGAATGATTTATCCCATCTTTCCGAGGAAGGGTTCGGCCGGAATATCAGTCGGATCGTCGATGCGGGGCTGGCGAAAAATCCGGATATGGAGTTCGTGCTGGTTTCGCAGATGAGCGGCAATCCGGAATGGGACCTGACTCCGGCTGGAAAAGATACGGTTTTCGCCCGGAAGCTGCGGCAGATCGCGGAAGATGGCGGCGCCCGCCTGGCCTACGCTCCGGTGAATGAACTCTGGCATGCGCTGATTGCCGGGAAGCGGTTTCTTGATGTGACCGGCAACGGGGTGAACCACCCGAACGACTACGGCCACCGCATTTATGCGGCGGCCGCAGCATCCGTTTGGGATTGA
- a CDS encoding cytidine deaminase family protein translates to MMKTFEELCEIARRTLKPRRLSRSSSAGEVAAALLTDGGNVYTGVCIDTPCSMGFCAEHAAAAAMVTAGENRIVRLVAVFSNGTPGAPCGRCREFLCQLHDENRRCEVLLDGGRIVTLGDLLPHNWN, encoded by the coding sequence ATGATGAAGACCTTCGAAGAGCTTTGCGAAATTGCCCGCAGAACCCTGAAGCCGCGCCGGCTTTCCCGAAGTTCCTCTGCCGGAGAAGTTGCGGCAGCCCTGCTGACCGATGGTGGAAACGTCTACACCGGGGTCTGCATCGACACGCCGTGCTCGATGGGATTCTGCGCTGAACATGCGGCGGCCGCCGCGATGGTGACGGCAGGAGAAAACCGGATCGTCCGCCTCGTCGCCGTATTTTCGAACGGCACGCCGGGGGCGCCGTGCGGACGCTGCCGCGAATTTCTCTGCCAGCTGCACGATGAAAACCGGCGATGCGAGGTCCTGCTTGACGGCGGCAGAATCGTCACACTCGGAGACCTGCTTCCGCACAACTGGAATTAG
- a CDS encoding 50S ribosomal protein L11 methyltransferase — protein sequence MNDMLYCIKLVDDSENFDLAAEMLAALELESSSFEDKENKRVCHTIYAADPETAAENLALVTNAVKEWTPLGVRISAIEPFELKKEDWAEVWKKYFDVIPVSETLVIKPSWLDVQRKPGMAVVEIDPGMSFGTGQHATTYYCLKTIDRLAGKPGVKSMLDAGCGSGILTIAAALRGYDPVDAFDNDPDAVRIAAENLALNRIGTVSPVVGDAAVWQGRAEQYDLVCANILGHLLVAFRNNIVSWVRPGGYLTLAGILSTEFDGVAAAFIELGFEELDRETLREWTSGLFRKR from the coding sequence ATGAATGACATGCTTTACTGCATCAAACTCGTAGACGACTCGGAAAACTTCGACCTGGCGGCCGAAATGCTCGCCGCACTTGAGCTGGAATCGAGCAGCTTTGAGGACAAGGAGAACAAGCGGGTCTGCCACACCATCTACGCGGCCGATCCGGAGACGGCGGCGGAAAACCTCGCACTGGTCACGAACGCCGTGAAAGAGTGGACGCCGCTCGGAGTGCGGATTTCCGCCATCGAACCGTTCGAACTCAAGAAAGAGGACTGGGCGGAAGTCTGGAAAAAATATTTCGACGTCATTCCGGTCTCGGAGACGCTGGTCATCAAGCCGAGCTGGCTTGATGTCCAGCGCAAACCCGGCATGGCGGTCGTTGAGATCGATCCCGGCATGAGCTTCGGAACCGGACAGCATGCAACGACTTACTACTGCCTGAAAACGATCGACCGCCTGGCCGGGAAGCCCGGCGTCAAAAGCATGCTCGACGCCGGCTGCGGCTCCGGCATCCTGACCATTGCGGCGGCGCTGCGCGGCTACGACCCGGTCGATGCCTTCGACAACGATCCTGACGCAGTGCGGATCGCGGCCGAAAACCTCGCGCTGAACCGCATCGGGACGGTCAGTCCGGTCGTCGGCGACGCGGCGGTCTGGCAGGGCAGGGCGGAGCAGTACGATCTCGTATGCGCGAACATTCTCGGCCATCTGCTCGTCGCATTCCGCAACAATATCGTCAGCTGGGTCCGTCCCGGCGGCTATCTGACGCTGGCCGGAATCCTGTCGACCGAGTTCGACGGTGTCGCGGCCGCTTTTATCGAACTCGGTTTCGAGGAACTCGACCGCGAAACATTGCGGGAGTGGACCAGCGGTCTCTTCCGCAAACGCTGA